The Limnothrix sp. FACHB-406 nucleotide sequence GCGATCGTTGCCTCATCCATTCCCTTAGCATTGTCAACAATGCCAATCACAATCTGATTCGTTTCTAACTTTGTGGTTACGGTAATTTGATAGGAGCGGGCTGGTAAATTTTCAAGGCTCTGCTCCATGGCGAACTCGTCGATCGCATCAATGGCATTAGCCAAAATATTCATAAATACCTGATTTAGTTGCCCTGGAAAGCAGTAGATTTCAGGCAATTTCTCATAATTACGAATCACCCGGATTTCAGAGCGATGATTCGTAGCCTTCAGTCGATATTTTAAGATCAGAATCGTGCTGTCCAGATTCTCTGTCAGTTGGGCACTGACTTTTTGATCGGTGTCCGATCGCGTGAATGCTCGCAAACTTTTACTAATTCCAGTCACCCGATCGGTGGCATTGTGCATGGATTCAAACAATTTAGGAAAATCTTCCTCTAAAAACTCTAAATCAATATCCTCAGCATGTTCCACAATATCCCTTCTAGGTTCAGGATATTGCTTCTGGTAAAGCCGAATATGTTCCAACAAATAGTTGGCATATTCTTTCGCATTTTCAATGCTGCCATTTAAAAAGCTGATCGGGTTGTTAATTTCATGGGCAACCCCAGCAATTAAATTTCCCAACGCAGACATTTTTTCACTTTGAACCATTTGCGCCTGAGTGAACTTCAACTCCTCAAGAGTTCGCTCTAGGGTTCGATTTTGCTGAATTAACGTTCTGGCCTGATGCTCCAAAACATGATTGGCAACCTTTAAATCTGCGAATGCTCGATCTAGCTTCACCTTAGCAGTGTTTTGCTCAGCCAAAGTTGCCGTCAAAATTAATGATGTAAAAACCACCACCACGATAAACGACTGTAAACCCATCAACGACTGATTCAGGTGAGGGCTGGCAAAACTGCCCAACCCGCGCACTGTGCCCAAAATAGCCATCAAAGAAATCAAGAAAGCTGTGAAATTAGCCCCCAAATCTCCAAAACGGAAAACAGCCCAAATTAATAAGGGAATCAAAACATAGGCGATGGATTGTCCATTCCAAAAAGCAGAAAAACTGATCAAGAAAACACTTAAACATAAAAATAAGAATTCAATTTCTTTGCTTGGAATCACCTTGATTCCTAATCGTGATAAAACACCTTGAAAAGAATGTGGATTCACAATTTTGCGATTTAAGACATGAAAAATAAGCTGTGATAGGTTGCGACAACTCAGTTGATTCAGTTTTAGGTAGCGATATCCGCTCAAAATGAGTGGTGTCAAAATAAAAATACCGGCAACGTTAGA carries:
- a CDS encoding MASE1 domain-containing protein, whose amino-acid sequence is MEQIINVITARKSLAWLQKFHFGSILATALVYDALAELSRAVASTPNSVTPVWPPDGFAVGIVLLCGRGVLPGVFLGSLGANIQAFWGDRNLITLLLSTVAVLGIAAGTTAGTQLGTYLFKQSTRSRYPFSQVSDTIRFLVYAGLLGPVVNATMGVGMLAAAGKIDFFEHAPSTWLTWWISNVAGIFILTPLILSGYRYLKLNQLSCRNLSQLIFHVLNRKIVNPHSFQGVLSRLGIKVIPSKEIEFLFLCLSVFLISFSAFWNGQSIAYVLIPLLIWAVFRFGDLGANFTAFLISLMAILGTVRGLGSFASPHLNQSLMGLQSFIVVVVFTSLILTATLAEQNTAKVKLDRAFADLKVANHVLEHQARTLIQQNRTLERTLEELKFTQAQMVQSEKMSALGNLIAGVAHEINNPISFLNGSIENAKEYANYLLEHIRLYQKQYPEPRRDIVEHAEDIDLEFLEEDFPKLFESMHNATDRVTGISKSLRAFTRSDTDQKVSAQLTENLDSTILILKYRLKATNHRSEIRVIRNYEKLPEIYCFPGQLNQVFMNILANAIDAIDEFAMEQSLENLPARSYQITVTTKLETNQIVIGIVDNAKGMDEATIARVFDHLFTTKGVNQGTGIGLSIAQEIVVTKHGGSIDVQSQLNQGTEFLIRLPIDS